A window from Theobroma cacao cultivar B97-61/B2 chromosome 3, Criollo_cocoa_genome_V2, whole genome shotgun sequence encodes these proteins:
- the LOC18606056 gene encoding AT-hook motif nuclear-localized protein 13: MESREVQGPAAGGLQVQQPQQMVMGPTSSSYPSNSGMISPNPTPAIPPSSTPRFPFNSLSSPPPPPHHQHHQHHQHQQQPKPLDSLNSVGFDGSPQLRYNTEPAMKKKRGRPRKYAPDGNIALLQLAPTTPIASNSANHGGGDSVGLGSSSGGGAASEPPAKRNRGRPPGSGKRQMDALGGVGGVGFTPHVITVKAGEDIAAKIMAFSQQGPRTVCILSANGAICNVTLRQPAMSGGTVTYEGRFEIISLSGSFLLSENNGSRSRSGGLSVSLAGSDGRVLGGGVAGMLQAASPVQVIVGSFIADGKKQSTDILKTGPSLLTPNMLNFGAPASTSSPPSQGGSSESSDENGGSALNRGSGFYSNSAPSIHNNNMQMYPLWTGHTPQ, encoded by the exons atgGAGTCGAGAGAAGTACAAGGTCCGGCGGCAGGGGGATTACAGGTACAACAACCGCAACAGATGGTAATGGGACCCACATCTTCATCATACCCTTCGAACTCCGGCATGATCAGCCCTAATCCGACGCCTGCCATCCCTCCTTCTTCCACCCCACGTTTCCCTTTCAACTCCTTATCTTCTCCACCGCCGCCGCCGCATCATCAGCATCATCAACACCATCAACATCAGCAGCAACCCAAGCCGTTGGATTCGCTCAACTCCGTCGGGTTTGATGGATCGCCGCAGTTACGGTACAACACGGAGCCGGCCATGAAGAAGAAGCGTGGCAGGCCTAGAAAATATGCTCCTGATGGTAACATTGCTCTTTTACAATTGGCACCCACCACTCCTATTGCTTCTAACTCCGCGAATCACGGTGGCGGTGATTCTGTCGGTTTAGGAAGTAGTAGTGGCGGAGGTGCTGCGTCAGAACCACCTGCTAAAAGGAACCGTGGCAGGCCACCGGGTTCTGGAAAAAGACAGATGGATGCATTAG GTGGAGTTGGAGGGGTGGGATTTACTCCTCATGTGATCACCGTGAAAGCCGGCGAG GATATAGCGGCTAAAATTATGGCTTTTTCACAGCAAGGACCTCGCACAGTCTGTATTCTCTCTGCAAATGGTGCCATCTGTAATGTTACACTCCGCCAACCCGCAATGTCTGGTGGTACAGTGACATATGAG GGCCgatttgaaattatttctctaTCAGGTTCGTTCTTGCTTTCTGAAAATAATGGTAGTCGCAGCAGGTCCGGTGGCTTGAGTGTCTCCTTGGCTGGATCTGATGGTCGAGTATTAGGTGGTGGAGTTGCGGGGATGTTACAGGCAGCATCACCAGTTCAG GTTATTGTTGGCAGCTTTATAGCAGATGGGAAAAAACAGAGCACAGATATTTTGAAAACTGGACCTTCCTTACTAACACCAAATATGCTGAATTTTGGAGCTCCAGCATCAACCAGTAGCCCTCCTTCGCAAGGGGGCTCAAGTGAGTCTTCTGATGAGAATGGCGGCAGCGCTCTTAATCGGGGGTCTGGATTCTACAGTAATTCTGCTCCATCTATTCATAATAACAACATGCAAATGTACCCACTTTGGACTGGCCACACTCCACAATGA
- the LOC18606055 gene encoding uncharacterized protein LOC18606055 — translation MDCLVLPVSLLRRRCTTSGLRYRPLRQDGYGDLDRQVTVVVGKEKREFLVDPFVLEESPFRALIDTMKKEYGSQVDARREKRRVIFVDVDAILFEHMLWLMNNDCSSLFQLNLEEIIDFYAQDN, via the coding sequence ATGGATTGCTTGGTCTTGCCTGTCTCCTTGTTGCGAAGGCGCTGCACGACATCAGGTCTACGCTACCGGCCTCTGAGGCAGGATGGATATGGCGATTTGGACCGACAAGTGACGGTGGTGGTAGGGAAAGAGAAGAGGGAATTTTTGGTTGACCCTTTCGTGTTGGAGGAGAGTCCATTCCGGGCTTTGATTGACACAATGAAGAAGGAATATGGAAGTCAAGTTGATGCGAGAAGGGAGAAGAGGAGGGTGATTTTCGTGGACGTGGATGCTATCTTGTTTGAGCATATGCTTTggttgatgaataatgattgCTCTTCTCTGTTTCAGCTTAACCTCGAGGAGATTATCGACTTCTATGCTCAGGATAATTAG
- the LOC18606057 gene encoding AP-2 complex subunit mu, with protein sequence MPVAASAIYFLNLRGDVLINRLYRDDVGGNMVDAFRMHIMQTKELGTCPVRQIGGCSFFYMRISNVYIVIVVSSNANVACAFKFVVEAVALFKSYFGGAFDEDAIRNNFVLIYELLDEIMDFGYPQNLSPEILKLYITQEGVRSPFSSKPSDKPVPNATLQVTGAVGWRREGLVYKKNEVFLDIVESVNLLMSSKGSVLRCDVTGKILMKCFLSGMPDLKLGLNDKIGLEKESQLKSRPTKSGKTIELDDVTFHQCVNLTRFNSEKTVSFVPPDGEFELMKYRITEGVNLPFRVLPTIKELGRTRMEVNVKVKSVFGAKMFALGVVIKIPVPKQTAKTSFQVTSGRAKYNAAIDCLVWKIRKFPGQTEPTLSAEVELISTMAEKKSWTRPPIQMEFQVPMFTASGLRVRFLKVWEKSGYNTVEWVRYITKAGSYEVRC encoded by the exons ATGCCGGTGGCCGCTTCTGCCATCTACTTCTTGAATCTCCGCGGCGATGTCCTCATCAATCGTCTTTACCGCGACGATGTCGG GGGAAATATGGTGGATGCCTTCCGAATGCACATAATGCAAACGAAAGAACTCGGTACATGTCCCGTGCGACAGATTGGAGGTTGCTCTTTCTTCTACATGAGAATCAGCAATGTCTACATCGTAATTGTTGTCAGCAGCAATGCTAATGTAGCTTGCGCTTTCAAGTTTGTTGTTGAG GCTGTTGCATTGTTCAAATCCTATTTCGGTGGTGCTTTTGATGAGGATGCTATTCGTAATAATTTTGTTCTGATTTACGAATTGTTGGATG AAATCATGGACTTTGGCTACCCACAAAATCTTTCTCCtgaaattttaaagctttaCATTACTCAGGAAGGAGTGCGATCCCCATTTTCATCCAAG CCCTCAGACAAGCCAGTTCCAAATGCAACATTACAAGTTACAGGTGCTGTTGGCTGGCGAAGAGAGGGACTTGTTTATAAAAAGAATGAG GTGTTTCTGGACATCGTGGAAAGTGTAAACCTACTTATGTCTTCAAAAG GCAGTGTTCTGCGTTGTGATGTTACAGGAAAGATTCTTATGAAGTGCTTCCTCTCTGGAATGCCTGATTTGAAGTTGGGCttgaatgataaaattggGCTTGAAAAGGAATCACAACTAAAATCCCGTCCTACTAAAAG TGGCAAGACTATCGAGCTCGATGATGTTACTTTCCATCAGTGTGTAAATCTTACAAGATTCAACTCAGAAAAGACTGTTAGTTTTGTGCCACCAGATGGTGAATTTGAATTGATGAA GTACCGTATCACTGAGGGTGTTAATCTTCCTTTTCGGGTTTTGCCAACAATCAAGGAACTTGGTCGAACACGAATGGAAGTAAACGTTAAG GTTAAAAGTGTCTTTGGAGCAAAAATGTTTGCTCTTGGAGTTGTCATCAAAATTCCTGTCCCAAAACAAACAGCGAAAACGAGTTTCCAAGTCACATCAGGTCGAGCAAAGTATAATGCTGCTATTGATTGCTTGGTTTGGAA GATAAGAAAATTCCCTGGACAAACAGAGCCAACCTTGAGCGCAGAAGTTGAGTTAATTTCCACGATGGCAGAAAAGAAGTCTTGGACAAGGCCACCAATTCAGATGGAATTTCAG GTTCCAATGTTTACAGCCTCTGGTTTACGTGTCCGGTTTCTTAAG GTATGGGAGAAGAGTGGGTATAACACGGTTGAGTGGGTTCGCTATATTACCAAGGCTGGCTCATATGAGGTCAGGTGCTAA